The following DNA comes from Deltaproteobacteria bacterium.
GTTCCAGTCTCTGTACCCGAGCTATCTCCCGGCTCTGTGACGGTCTCACTGCCCTCGTAAGTGAACAGGCATCGAGTAATTGGAATCGCAATATCCTTGAGCACGTAGAGGTAGTATTCCTTGCCTTGCTCTAAGGCGGCAGGCTCGCCGGATTCCGGGAAGACTTGGCGAACACCGGTTGGCAATTGGCCGTAAGTAAAACCGTCCGTGATGCCATCGTCTCTATGGTCAACATCAAACCTCCACAGCACCCCGGTGGGTAAATCAAGATTTGGCGGTGTGCTTGGGTTCGCGCTGCCCGACTCCAGAACATATACATAACGGGCTCTCCCTCCGCTCCACTCTAGCGTCCCGTCAACATTTACCCCTTCCCCGTTTTCGCAAACGGTTGGCTCGTAAATCATCTGAGAGTGAAGTGGTCCACCGGTTGGATCTGTATCAGCAAAGTCTGCCTCCGACGCACCCCGGCGCCCCAATTCACCTTCAAAGAAAGCAACCATACGCTCGATGTCGGTGGTGGGAATACCCGTTCGCGTTCGGTCAAAGCCGTTGTTGTCTTCTGGTTCGTGTGCCCCCAAAGCGGTCGAGTCCACCCAGCCGGCCATAATGGCTAAGCCCAGGTCGGTAAATGTATCGGTCCAAATGCCTTCAGCCTCGGTGTCCCAGTTTGCGGCTCCACGAGGGGCCACACTATCGCTGTGGCAACAAACACATCCACACGACTCTGCTTGGCGTTTCGCCCAGTCTACCTCACCCAAAAACCCAGCGTTGATCCAGAGCGGATCGTTTTCCGGAGTTTTGAAGTTCGACGGTGGAACCGGAGCGTAGGGTCGCTGCGTTAACACAGCACTGCACTCTGCGTAGTCGATATACTTTCGGCCTTCTTCGGTACAGCCTCCAATAGTTCCCCAAGTACACACTTCATCGTTTGCGCTGCTACCGGGCTCTTGTCCATTGACCGCCTCGCGGCACATCAACTCACCCGGTTGAAACACGCTTCCGCCGGAACCAATTCCGTCAGTATCCAGGTCATCAACGAGTCCCTCACAGACAGCCGAAGGAATGAATTGGCCGCCCCCAAAGAGTTCACAACCCATCTCGGAGCTTTCGCATTCACGCTCCGAGGAGCCCGGGAAAACAATGTGGTAATGTTCCGATGATTGGCCGCCCATTAAGCAGTAACCGAGTGTTTCGGTGTAGGAGCACGAACCTTCAGCGAACACAGATTCCTGTTGGCCGTTGCAGTCGTCGAGGCCGGTTTCCAAGGTCCATGCAGTGCCTCGGTATTCGCGGCATTCCTCGAGATTGGAGAATATATTCCGATACACACAGTGAGCAGTCGCCGGATCCAGCTCTTCGCCTTCATCAGACTCCCCATCGGTACAGCCGACCGCAACACCACAGATTAACAAGACAATCATGAATTTTAGTTGGGGCTGCGATGGGTACGAATACACGAAAAAACTCCTCTGTGTGAACCTGCTCTACTTCTAGGGGTGTAAGTTGGGTATCCATCGACAAGGTTTCAACCGAACCGGTAAAAATCAGCTGGGAAGTAACCTACGGGCGGGAACCTAGCCCTCCGGGCCTCCGTGGACATTGCGCCCAGCGACTCCTTGCCTCCGGAAAAAGCGTCCCTAAGCTATTGATTTAGGGAGTCATTATTTAACTTTGCCGTTTTGAGCCTAAGGGCCTAAGGGTATTCGGTGCCTGTAATCCTGGTGCGATCCGGATAGCCAAACCAAATCAACTTAGAGCCGCGGATAATACATGACGGACAAATCAAACCCTACTCCAGAACTTCTGCCTAACTCGTTTGAGAGCCGTGAGGCGCTGGTTCAGCATGTACGCAACATCACGTCCTGGACCACTGCAGAAGAGCCCAGCCACCACCTAGGCGGGCGCAATGCTGGTGAAGCGAAGCTCACCCAAATCAAACCCAAGGAGTACGGTAGAACGCGAAACCATTTGGCCGGTGACGTATCGCAACTATCGCCTTATATCCGCCACGGAATCATCGGTTTGGCTGAGGCGCGCGATGCTGCCTTGGCAAAAGTTGATAAACCCGCCCAGGCTGAGAAATTCGTCCAAGAGCTGGCCTGGCGAGATTTCTGGCAACGTATTTACGTCGCTCATCCTGATTGGTTGTGGAACAACATTGAAGAATACAAAACGGGCTGGAACACAGCGGATTATGCAACTGAGCTTCCAGTCGACATCACCGACGGACATACGGGAGTAGCCTGCATCGACCATTTCATTCATGACCTAACTACAACCGGCTACCTGCACAACCATGCACGCATGTATTTGGCTTCTTATGTGGTCCATTGGCGAAGGGTTACTTGGCAGGCAGGAGCACGCTGGTTTCTGCACCACCTTCTCGACGGTGACCCGGCAAGCAACAATTTATCCTGGCAATGGATAGCGAGTACCTTCAGTTCGAAGCCCTACTTTTTTAACTTATCGAATGTTCAAAAATACGCAGACGACACCGTGAATACGAGTCCGAAAATGAACCAAGTACTGGACGCATCCTACGAAGATTTGGAAGCTAGACTCTTTCCCCGCAAGGAACGGTCATGACTCAGTCTATTATCTGGGTTCATGAAGATGCCATGGGAAAACACCACCCTCTCTACACCGGTATCAAGATCGAAACAGACGCGTTCTACGTTTGGGATGAGGACCACCTCCGAGAAATGGATTACGGCTTTCAAAGGCTGGTGTTCATCTATGAGACACTTTGTGAGCTGGGTGTTACCATCTATCACGGCAACATCGAGAAGGTTGCCGTGGAGCTTGCGAGGCTGAGGAGCGCTGAACATATTCGAACCGCATTCAGTCCGAACCCCGTCATTCAAGCCGTGACCAAAGAGCTCGCCCAAACAGTCTCCGTCGTCACAATCGGTGATGAACCGTTTGTCACATTAAAACGGCCAATCAAGCTAAAGCGTTTCTTCAGTTATTGGAAAAAAGCTCGACCTGTTCTTTTACGGGAATAGATTTCTCAGTTCCGCTCTTCGTCGCACGTGACCTTTGTCTCGGGTTGCGGGGTCTCCGGCGACTACCGTGCTTTAGATAAATCTGCTTCGCCTGTTCTTTTGCTTCGGGTGTCTTCCGGCATGCGTAAATTCGTTCCTTAGCTGTCTTTACTGCGCTGGCGTGTTGCACCAATGGCTCGGGGTAATCAATACCCATCTCGCAGCTTGCGTCTGTCTGAACCTGAGCTGGCATTTGCGCGGGCTCGGCGAGGTACTTGCGAGGTACATCCGACAACTCTGGAACCCAATGTTTGATGAATTCGCCGTTCGGGTCTTGGTCTCGTACCTGCTTAGTGGGGGAATAGATACGCACCGCATTGATACCGGTCGTTCCACTTTGCATTTGCATCTGCGAGTAATGAATACCAGGCTCGAAATCTAAAAATTGTCTTCCTAAGAATAATCCGGTTGGCCGCCAGTGCAACCAAAGGTGGTAGCTGGCAAAGCTTACCAACATCGCTCGCATCCGGAAGTTAATCCAGCCCGTAGCAACCAGCGCACGCATACAGGCATCGACCATCGGGTAACCGGTCCTCCCAGCCTTCCAAGCCTCAAACCGTTCCTCGTTAGGCTCCTCACTGCGCATTCCATCGTAAACCCGAGCAAGGTTACGGTGTTCAATTTCAGTTTCGTCTTCGAACTTTTGCATGAAATGACAATGCCAGCGGAGACGCTTTTCAAAACTCGCCAATGAGGTGAGCCAAGTCTTTCCGATATCGTCACCGGCGGCCCTCCACTGCTTGAGCTGCTCTCGGCGCGCTACCGTGGTCTGGTAGACTGTCTTAATCGAAATACAGCCGTAGGCCAGGTATGGGCTGAGCCTGCTGCAACCAGACCAAGCAGTAACCGGGCTGGACATATCCGTTCGGTAATTCTCACCGCGGCTGTCGAGGAATGAGTTGAATACTTTATGCGCTTCCCGCGCGCCGCCAAGCTGAACTTGCAAATCCAACGCCTTCTTGACCGGTTCTTTTCTCCACCGCGGGGGGATAAGTGCAGGATAGAGCTGGTCGGGTGTTTGAGATAGCGGACTTTTCATCCTTCGTGCCCACTTACCTGCCCACCCATCTCTTTTCTTGAGCGGCCGAAAAATTCCGTGTTGAGCAATTTCATTCCAGTCCACCCCCGAGTTCCGGGCCCAACTCGCTATTTTCTGGTCACGCTCGTAGGTGGCATTGTTTCCAGTTTCCTCGTGGCTCCAAATAGCTTCGAACGGAATCTCGGCATGCAATTCCTCCAGGACCTGGAGAGCGTCACCCTTCACCCTCAAGAGTCCTGCCCCCATGTCACGAAGCCTGGTGTCTAGCTCGCTTAGGCATTGCTCCAGAAAGATTCCGTCCCGTTCCCCAAATTCCGCGGCTTCCTGAATAATCGGCTCATCGATGTAGAGGCAGATCACCGAACCTCGATTTGCTGCCTCGTACAGGGGCTGATGGTCTTCGACCCTTAGGTCCCGCTTGAACCAAACCAATTGAGTAGACATATGCGTCCCTTTCCGCCTAACGCCTGCGCTCTCTCACGTCACAGTGCTGACTTAAGAGGGGTACCCCGACGAACCCTGCCAATAGCAAACTTGATTTAGTTCGGCCGACGTTAACGTCTAGGCCAAACCCATAAGAAAACAAGGCCATCGCGGATTTTTTGAGCGCTATGAACTTCTCGTAGTATCTAAACTTTTAAGAAATAGAGGACGACACGGTCTGACAATCGATACCTCAAAGAAAAGAAAGTTGAGTCTAGCGAGACATAACGTAGACACGTGTAATATCTTTAAAGTCTCTAACCTTGAGATTTTCCGGCAAATCTACAGCCTTGAAACCTTCAATTTTTTCGCACTGGTCAATGGTGGTCACCGCCATTGCCGAAACGAACTCGCCAAGATATTGCTTGCCGGCTTCCAAGGTCAAAGCCAGCTTCGTAAACTCCTGCAATCGAGCGGCAAGATTTGCCGGCTGACCGATAATCGCGAGTTCCGTGCGTTTGTCTGTACCCAAAATGCCAACCAGGAGTTCACCTGAAGCAGTGCCCACGCTCAGGCGCAACGCCTTAACATCTTCACGCGCCATGCTGCCCACAATATTAGGGAAGGTTTCAACAATACGCTGAGTAGCCCGAGCTGCCGCCGCCGTACCGCCGCCCCCGGAAAGCCCAAAAACGGCCATCAACCCATCACCTAAATGCTTGTCGACCACGCCGCCACAATCGTAGATGATGCCGTGCAACTCTTTGAAGAGTAGCTGTAGAACCATCATCACTTCTGATGCTGGTGTCATCGACGAAAACTTCGTAAATCCCCGGATATCAACGAACATCACCGCCATATCAATCTTACGAGGGTCGGAGAGATCTGCCAATTCAGTAGGCACGCTGAGCACAGGTACATCACGACCAGCAACCTCTAATTCCTTAATCAACTGACTCTGGTTCTCCAAGAGGGTCTTTACCAAGCTAACGAATCGGTGGTTCTCTTCCCGAGCCTTGTTTTGCGCCACCGCTTCATGAGTAAGACTCAAAAGAAAATCTGGCTCTACTGGCTTTGTAATGTAGCGAAAGATTCCCGCGTCATTTACAGCACTCATCAGGGATTCAAGTTCAGCATAACCCGTGAGAATCATCCTCGTGGCCTGATGATGCTGACTGTAAAGCTCGCGACACAATTCGACGCCGGTCATCTTGGGCATGCGGTGATCGGTTATCACCGCGTGGAATGTGGTTTCCCGACTCTGAATTAATTTAAGAGCTGCCTGGCCGTCTTCCGCCAAAGTCACATTGAAATCTTGTGACAAAATATTGTTCAAACTCGCTCGATTGACTTCTTCATCTTCTACAACAAGAACGTTACCATGAATCTTACGATTCGTTGCAGCCTCTTTTCGCTCGGATACAAGCTTCGCTCCTTTGGCCCAATTTAACATTCCATACTCCTC
Coding sequences within:
- a CDS encoding proteinase inhibitor: MYSYPSQPQLKFMIVLLICGVAVGCTDGESDEGEELDPATAHCVYRNIFSNLEECREYRGTAWTLETGLDDCNGQQESVFAEGSCSYTETLGYCLMGGQSSEHYHIVFPGSSERECESSEMGCELFGGGQFIPSAVCEGLVDDLDTDGIGSGGSVFQPGELMCREAVNGQEPGSSANDEVCTWGTIGGCTEEGRKYIDYAECSAVLTQRPYAPVPPSNFKTPENDPLWINAGFLGEVDWAKRQAESCGCVCCHSDSVAPRGAANWDTEAEGIWTDTFTDLGLAIMAGWVDSTALGAHEPEDNNGFDRTRTGIPTTDIERMVAFFEGELGRRGASEADFADTDPTGGPLHSQMIYEPTVCENGEGVNVDGTLEWSGGRARYVYVLESGSANPSTPPNLDLPTGVLWRFDVDHRDDGITDGFTYGQLPTGVRQVFPESGEPAALEQGKEYYLYVLKDIAIPITRCLFTYEGSETVTEPGDSSGTETGTNELAPWNDVCTDDESCSSPTNFCVKMPGDETGYCSIHCSANAVCRDADSPDDWTCNAVTCDVEAYTWCGPQSEIEESGGFLSICE
- a CDS encoding DNA photolyase; translation: MTDKSNPTPELLPNSFESREALVQHVRNITSWTTAEEPSHHLGGRNAGEAKLTQIKPKEYGRTRNHLAGDVSQLSPYIRHGIIGLAEARDAALAKVDKPAQAEKFVQELAWRDFWQRIYVAHPDWLWNNIEEYKTGWNTADYATELPVDITDGHTGVACIDHFIHDLTTTGYLHNHARMYLASYVVHWRRVTWQAGARWFLHHLLDGDPASNNLSWQWIASTFSSKPYFFNLSNVQKYADDTVNTSPKMNQVLDASYEDLEARLFPRKERS
- a CDS encoding deoxyribodipyrimidine photolyase, with translation MSTQLVWFKRDLRVEDHQPLYEAANRGSVICLYIDEPIIQEAAEFGERDGIFLEQCLSELDTRLRDMGAGLLRVKGDALQVLEELHAEIPFEAIWSHEETGNNATYERDQKIASWARNSGVDWNEIAQHGIFRPLKKRDGWAGKWARRMKSPLSQTPDQLYPALIPPRWRKEPVKKALDLQVQLGGAREAHKVFNSFLDSRGENYRTDMSSPVTAWSGCSRLSPYLAYGCISIKTVYQTTVARREQLKQWRAAGDDIGKTWLTSLASFEKRLRWHCHFMQKFEDETEIEHRNLARVYDGMRSEEPNEERFEAWKAGRTGYPMVDACMRALVATGWINFRMRAMLVSFASYHLWLHWRPTGLFLGRQFLDFEPGIHYSQMQMQSGTTGINAVRIYSPTKQVRDQDPNGEFIKHWVPELSDVPRKYLAEPAQMPAQVQTDASCEMGIDYPEPLVQHASAVKTAKERIYACRKTPEAKEQAKQIYLKHGSRRRPRNPRQRSRATKSGTEKSIPVKEQVELFSNN
- a CDS encoding response regulator encodes the protein MLNWAKGAKLVSERKEAATNRKIHGNVLVVEDEEVNRASLNNILSQDFNVTLAEDGQAALKLIQSRETTFHAVITDHRMPKMTGVELCRELYSQHHQATRMILTGYAELESLMSAVNDAGIFRYITKPVEPDFLLSLTHEAVAQNKAREENHRFVSLVKTLLENQSQLIKELEVAGRDVPVLSVPTELADLSDPRKIDMAVMFVDIRGFTKFSSMTPASEVMMVLQLLFKELHGIIYDCGGVVDKHLGDGLMAVFGLSGGGGTAAAARATQRIVETFPNIVGSMAREDVKALRLSVGTASGELLVGILGTDKRTELAIIGQPANLAARLQEFTKLALTLEAGKQYLGEFVSAMAVTTIDQCEKIEGFKAVDLPENLKVRDFKDITRVYVMSR